From the genome of Psychrobacter sp. M13:
CGATCCGTAGATCAGTCTTTTTTACGTTACTTAGCTTTACTTAAGCTTTACTTAGCAGCGCTATAATTTTTAGCCGCTTTTACAAAGCTGTTAAATAACGGATGACCACCACGTGGTGAGCTAGTGAATTCTGGGTGGAACTGCACCCCGATAAACCAAGGATGCTCGGCGATCTCAACGGACTCAACCAGATGCTGCTTGGCAGAATAGCCAGAGATAGTCATACCCGCTTGCTCTAATGGCTCGATATAACGATTATTCATCTCATAACGATGGCGATGACGCTCAGTGATATTGGTTGCGCCGTAGATTTGGCTCAGCTTACTACCAGCCACTAATTCTGCTTGCTGAGCGCCAAGACGCATCGTACCACCAAGGTCTGAATCATCAGAACGTATCTGCAACTCGCCGCGCTCATCTAACCACTCAGTAATCAGGCCAATAATAGGCTCAGCGGTCTTACGATCAAACTCAGAGGAGTTGGCATTGATGTTAAGCACATTACGCGCATATTCAATAACAGCCAATTGCATCCCTAGGCAGATACCTAGATACGGAACATTATTCTCGCGAGCATAAGTAATCGCTTTAATCTTACCTAGCGTACCGCGCTCACCAAAGCCGCCTGGTACTAAGATCGCATCGGCTTGCTGCAATCGCGCTAACAAGCTGTCATCATCCTCTAAATGCTCAGCATCGATATAATCGATAGTGACATCCGCTTTATGAGTGATACCCGCATGCAATAATGCTTCGTTGATAGACTTATAAGCGTCAGGCAACTCAACGTACTTACCGACCATAGCGACCGTAACCGTCGATTCAGGGTTAAGCTGAGCATCAACGACTTTATCCCAATCGCTCAAATCCGCCTCTGGCAAATCAAGACCAAAGCGCTCACAAATCAAATCGTCTAAGTCTTGCTCGTAGAGAGTGCGTGGAATTTGATAAATGCTCTTGGCATCCTCACACATGATGACTGCGCGCTCTTCGACATTAGTAAATAGTGAAATCTTACGACGGTTATCTAATGAGATTTTATGCTCAGAGCGACAGATTAAGATATCAGGTTGCAAGCCAATAGAGCGCAGCTCTTTGACAGAATGCTGAGTCGGCTTAGTTTTAGTCTCGCCAGCACTGGCAATATAAGGAACTAGCGTTAAATGCATCAGCATGGCTTTATTACGGCCAAGCTCTACTTGCATCTGACGCACTGCCTCCATAAATGGTAAGGATTCAATATCACCAACCGTACCGCCAATCTCGATAATGGCCACATCATAGCCCTCACCACTGGCTAAAATTTTGCTTTTAATCTCATCCGTAATATGTGGGATAACTTGTACGGTACCGCCTAAATACTCACCACGACGCTCTTTGTTCAAGACGTTTTGATAAATACGGCCACTGGTAAAGTTATTGCTTTTACTCATCTTAGAGTGACGTAAAAAACGCTCGTAATAACCCAAGTCCAAATCGGTCTCAGCACCATCGGCCGTCACAAACACTTCACCATGCTGAAAAGGACTCATGGTGCCTGGATCGACGTTAATATATGGATCCATTTTGGTCATTGTGACATTGACGCCACGCGCTTCTAATATGGCAGCTAAGGAGGCTGCGGTAATACCTTTTCCTAGCGAGGACACTACCCCACCGGTCACAAATATAAACTTGGTCATAGCACTCTGTCAGTAATTGGTAAAGAAGGATTTTACTAAAAATACGCCATAAAATATAGAGCAAAACTCAAACTGGGCTAAATAGTTCAGGTTTAGTCACTGATAACGGTAATAAACTTGTCAATAATCTATGCCCAGCTTAGCTGTAGACTCATTATAAATCAATAAGTCAAAAACTCACCTCGAAGGATGAGTTTTTGACTTAACCTTTGATGAGCATAATACTAAAACAAGTAT
Proteins encoded in this window:
- a CDS encoding CTP synthase, translating into MTKFIFVTGGVVSSLGKGITAASLAAILEARGVNVTMTKMDPYINVDPGTMSPFQHGEVFVTADGAETDLDLGYYERFLRHSKMSKSNNFTSGRIYQNVLNKERRGEYLGGTVQVIPHITDEIKSKILASGEGYDVAIIEIGGTVGDIESLPFMEAVRQMQVELGRNKAMLMHLTLVPYIASAGETKTKPTQHSVKELRSIGLQPDILICRSEHKISLDNRRKISLFTNVEERAVIMCEDAKSIYQIPRTLYEQDLDDLICERFGLDLPEADLSDWDKVVDAQLNPESTVTVAMVGKYVELPDAYKSINEALLHAGITHKADVTIDYIDAEHLEDDDSLLARLQQADAILVPGGFGERGTLGKIKAITYARENNVPYLGICLGMQLAVIEYARNVLNINANSSEFDRKTAEPIIGLITEWLDERGELQIRSDDSDLGGTMRLGAQQAELVAGSKLSQIYGATNITERHRHRYEMNNRYIEPLEQAGMTISGYSAKQHLVESVEIAEHPWFIGVQFHPEFTSSPRGGHPLFNSFVKAAKNYSAAK